The DNA region AATGGCCTGCCCCTCCGGGACACCATCAAGCCCTCCGTAAACGCAGAGGAGCAGCAATGGTGAAGCACGAACCTACTCAAGGGTCGGCGAGAGGGCCCGACCGGTGCGACTGCGGCAAGCTGATCAATGGCACCGTGGGCGAGGACGGCATCACCACCTGGGTGTGCGAGTGCCGAAGGTTCGGCTACCTGCTTCCGCCGGACTACCAGCAGGCGCACCCGGACGAGTCCCGAGTTCAGGTGTGCGGCCGCAGGCGCCCCCGCGTCGTCGCCCCGGTTGCCGCGTGAACCCGTATGGCCGTTGGGCGATCACCGGGCGCTGGCTGAAGCTGTTCGGGCGCAACCCGAAGATGGCCGTCCATGTTCTTTGGCACGGCACCCTTCAGTGGACGTGGCCCGTGCTCATGGTCAGCCCAACCCGGCGCGAGATCGTTCGAGTCGTCCGTTCGCGGCCCCGGATCAACGCCCGCCGGTTCGCGCTCCGGGCCGAACTCGACCGGCGCCGGTACTCCTCGGAGTAATCGCCACGTCGCCCGTACCACCGCCCAGCATGGTGACGACCTGGGTGGACGTCCCGGTTCGGGACCGGTGGTCCCGTCCGTACATGCCCCCCGTCATGGATGGGCGGGACCACTACCGCAACCCCGGAAGGGCTCGCTCGTGCAACAGAAAAGGCTTCCCGCCGGCGCTCCGTTTCTCATGTCCGACGTCGTCGCCACGGTGGCCAACACCGAGACGTGCGAGTGCCCGAACCAAGACGGCTGCGTTCAACGCCTGGGGCTGCCCAGGGCGAATGGGCGATTCCGCGACGGACACAACCGTGTCTGGGAGGTAGTCCGGCGGCAGCAGTTCGCCGACCCCGTGAACGGCAGGGTGCGGCAGACGGCCGTCCTTCTCCGGCGGTACGAGGGGCCGAAGCCCGTGTTCCTGACGATCCGGTGCGCCGGTCCGCCGACGGTAGAGAACCACTACGAAGCGAACCGCCTGGGGCGTCCGCCCCGGGCTCAACGACTCCCGTTCGAACCGGCAACCCGCGTGAACAGCTAGCCGGGTTGAACGGGCCACAAGACTCCCGCCCCGGCCGGTCATCCCTGGAAGGCAGCCGACCGGAGCGGGTTCCGCAGCACCGCACGCCCCGGACACCAATCGGTGCCCGGAACTCCGCACGATGTGAGGAGACACCAGTATGACCACGCCCGAGCGTCCGCCCGGCCCCGCCGGTTCCGACGTCCGCAACCTGCTCACCCCGGCGCAGTTCGACGGGGCTGTCTTCACCGTCTTGGACAACAACCCCGGCATGGCCGCCGGTACCGCCGAGCGCATCGTTACCGAAGCGCTCAAGTTCGTCGTTACCGCCCGTACGTTCCCCACCGTGCGCATCACGCCGTCCAACGTCGTGGACGAGGGTTGGCACGCGCTCATCCTGCACACCCGCGTGTACGCCGGGCTGTGCGACAAGCTCGGTGGGTTCGTTCACCACTACCCGGAGCGGCCCGACCCGACGCGTCACGACGCGGCCGCGCTCAGCCGGACCGTGGCACTCATCGAAGAGGCCGGGTACACCCCGGACCACGAGCTGTGGACCGGCCCGACCCGCGCACTGGTGGCCGTGGCCGCGAACTGCTCCCACACGCCGGTGCCCGGTGGGTGCGGACCGATCAACCCCGGGGCGTGCGCGTCGCACTGCAACGGTGGTGGCGGTGGCGGAGGTGGGGGCGGTGAAGCCCACTAGCCTGGGCCCACCGAACACAGAAAGGGCGGGACGCATGGATGAGAACGAAGCCCGGCAAGTCGCCAACACCCTTCAACAGCTAGGCATTCGGGGAATCGTCTCCCCCGAAGACCTCGACAACCCGAACGGGCGTTGGAGGGTGTACGACCGCGCCGATGCTGCTACCCGGCGGGACATCACCGACGAAGCGCTGACGCTTGTCGCGGGTCGGTCCCGGCAGACCGGTCCGGCGCGAGGATTCGTCGTCCCGAAGTCCCGCTGAGTCACTCCTCGAAACGGCCCCGTCCGGGTTCGCCTGGGCGGGGCTACCTCGTGCGGTCTGTCACGAAGCTTCCCATCCCGGTTTCAGTTCGGATCAGCCCGTCTTCGCGCAGCGCCGCCGTGACCTTCTGAACGGTCGCACGCGCTACCCCGAAATCGCGTTCGAGCTGCACCGCCGAAATCAGGTGGCCGGGCGCATACTCGCCGCTTTCGATCTTGCGGGCGATCTCGTCGCGGATCTGTCGCCACTTGGGGCGGGTCGGGTCGAACTCCATGCCACGAAGGTAACCGTCGGCGGGCGCTGGCGGGAGTCGGGTGCTATAGGGGGCAATAGACAGGGATAGGGACCCCTAGTAAGGTCTGCCCAACAGAAAGCCCGGCGACGAAGGCGGCTGGCACCGCTTATTCGTCCCGGGGATGGCCGACGCTTTCGAGGAGCGACGACATGACCAACTTTATCGCCTGGGCGTTCGCCGCCTGGGCATGCGTCCTGCTGGCTGGCTTAATCGCGCTGTACCTGCCCGTGGACGCGGGCCAGCCGTTCCAGTCCAAGCCCGTCACCGCACAGTCCGCGCCGGAACCGAAGACGCCCGCTCTCGGGACGATCCCCAAGCACGTCATCGACTGGCGTCAGCCCCTCGAAGGAGAGGCCAACCGGATCGTCCGGCCCTACACCCCGGAAGCCGTCGAAGCGCCCCCTCAGCACCCGGTGACGCTCGTCGGGACAGCCCCGGCGAAGAACGTCCGTGAGCGTCGTGCGGCAGCGTTCGCGGCTCAGCTCGATCTGCCCGACCCGCTTCACTGGCTGGACGACGCGACCACTACTGATCGAGTGCTCACCGGGGCGGGTGCGTGATGGCGCGGAAGAAGAAGGCGTCGAAGGCCTATGCGTGCTGCATCTGCGGTAAGCCGACCGCTGACGGCAAGGTGATCGGCACCGTGGACCGCGTGAGCGGCCCCGTGTACGTCCGATGGGCGTGCCGGGTCCCCTGCACCCCGCTGAAGACCCGCTAGACCCCTCACAGCCCCGTCCGGGCCGATCCTGGGCGGGGCGTTCTTTCAGCCTCTCTTACTACGGGAAGAGACAGCAGGCGAACGCCTGGCGCCACGGCGGCAGTGCGGCGCCCCTGGTGGTCGTCCTCATCATCGGCGACGTCCTCCGCGTCTCCGTCAGCGACGAGAACCCCGTCTTCCCCACCCAGCGGGAGGACCCCGACCCCTACGCCGTCACCGGTCGGGGCCTGCACCTCGTCCGTTCGCTCACCCACCGCTTCGGCACGGAGCCCCGCAAGACCGGCAAGTCCGTCTGGTTCGAGCTGGACGCCGCCGCGTGAGCGCCGCCGCCGACGACTGCAGCCGCGGCCCGATCGAGCCGGCCGACCCGCTGATGCGCACCTACACGGAGATCGAAGTCTCCTACCTGCTCGCCGAACTCGCCGAGCGCGGCCGAAAGTTCGGCCTCCTCTGGCCCGCGGCCACCACCGACAGCGTCGTGGACGGCCGCGTCCTCGTCCGCTTCGGCAACGCCCCGGCCTCGACCGTCCTCAACCTCCTCACCCTCCTCCGCGACCACGACAAGAGCAGCGAGGACGACGACCCGTGCGACTCCTGATCGGCCTCGTCCTCCTCACCCTCCTGCTCCTCGCCATCGCCGTCGTCGCCCTCGGCACGCTCGCCGTCCTGCGGATGCCCCACCGCCCCGACGACGCCACCGTCGACGCCCCCGACCCCGACCGCCAACCGGTGGCCTGACCCGCCTCCCCGCCCGAGCCGCCCGGCCGGACCCACCGGGCGGCTGTCCGCTTCCCGCCCCCTGTTGCCGGGCCTCTGCAGGCGGCGCAGGCTGGAAGAACCCAAGAGATCCGGTCCGCCGGGCCAGGAGGCGAGTTCACATGACCAGGCTCAGGGAACAGATCACCGTCGATGCCCCCGCGCAGGAGGTCTGGGGGCGGCTGCATGACGTCGAGGCCTATTCGACGTTCCTGGACGGCGTCGAACGTGCTTATGCGCCCAGCAGCGACCGCGCCCATCTGGACGTGCGGGCCGGTGGGGTGCAGCGGGAGTTCGATGCCGTTCTCACCGACCGCGGCCCCGACCAGGTCCTCGCCTGGGAGACGCAGGGCAGCCCGGAGCTGAAGGGCACCCTCTCGGTGCGGTCGCTGGACCGGGACCACAGCCAGGTGCAGATGGAACTGGAGTATGAGCCGCAGGCCATCCAGGACACCTTCGGCGGCCCGCGGGGCATGGCCCAGGTCCACCGGATCGAGAACACCGTCCGGGGCGGCCTGGAGCAGTTCAAGAACCTGGTG from Kitasatospora cathayae includes:
- a CDS encoding GntR family transcriptional regulator, with the translated sequence MEFDPTRPKWRQIRDEIARKIESGEYAPGHLISAVQLERDFGVARATVQKVTAALREDGLIRTETGMGSFVTDRTR
- a CDS encoding SRPBCC family protein translates to MTRLREQITVDAPAQEVWGRLHDVEAYSTFLDGVERAYAPSSDRAHLDVRAGGVQREFDAVLTDRGPDQVLAWETQGSPELKGTLSVRSLDRDHSQVQMELEYEPQAIQDTFGGPRGMAQVHRIENTVRGGLEQFKNLVESER
- a CDS encoding glycine-rich domain-containing protein; the encoded protein is MTTPERPPGPAGSDVRNLLTPAQFDGAVFTVLDNNPGMAAGTAERIVTEALKFVVTARTFPTVRITPSNVVDEGWHALILHTRVYAGLCDKLGGFVHHYPERPDPTRHDAAALSRTVALIEEAGYTPDHELWTGPTRALVAVAANCSHTPVPGGCGPINPGACASHCNGGGGGGGGGGEAH
- a CDS encoding ATP-binding protein, translating into MVVLIIGDVLRVSVSDENPVFPTQREDPDPYAVTGRGLHLVRSLTHRFGTEPRKTGKSVWFELDAAA